The DNA region ATCAACACCGGCGAGCCTCCCAAGGATGACGTCGATGTCCAGCGCTCGCTGGTGGTCTGCTATGGCCGCGGCCGCACCCTTACCACCCAGTTTGTCCTCAACCTCTCCGCCCCCTATAGCTGGACCGGCGAGGTCTGCGCCGAAGCGGCCCAGCGTCTGCTCGAGGGGCGGGTTGAGCGGGTCGGCTTCCAGTCGGTGGCAACCGCCTTTGATTACCGTGACCTGCTGCGCTGCTTCCACGCCAAGGGCTACTGCAACCTGCCTCCCGTGGGAGTGTCCGCATGAAGATGAACGCCTACGTGGCCGGGGTGGGGATGACCCCCTTCGGCAAGCACCTGGAGACCAGCCTCAAGGGGTTGGCGGGGATGGCGATCCGTGACGCCCTGCGGGATGCCGGCATCGAACCCTCGCAGGTTGAGGCGGCCTACATGGGCAACGGCGCCGGCGGCGTGGTGCAGGGGCAGGAGATGATCAGCGGCCAGGTGGCGCTGCGGGAGCTGGGGATCGGCAAGATCCCGGTGGTCAACGTCGAGAACGCCTGCGCCACCTCCTCCACCGCCTTTCAGCAGGCCTGCGCCATGGTGTCGGCGGGGCTATACGACCGGGTGCTGGTGTGCGGCTTCGAAAAGCTGTTCCATGAGGACAAGGCGCGCACCTTCGCCGCCTTCGACGGGGCGGTGGATACCGAAAAGGCCGGCGGGCTGCTCGGCGCCCTGCAGGCGCTGGCGGACCAGGCCGGTGAAACGGTGGATGTGGAAAACGCCGGCAAGAGCCGTTCGGTGTTTATGGATATCTACTCGCTCATGGCCAAGGCGCACATGAAGCGCTACGGCACCACCCGCGAGCAGATCGCCGGGGTCACCGCCAAGAACGCCTTCCACGGCAGCCTTAACCCCCGTGCCCAGTTCCAGCAGCCGATGAGTGTCGAGGCGGTGCTGGCGGCGCGGGAGATCGTCGATCCCCTGACCCTGCCGATGTGTTCCCCCATCGGCGACGGCGCCGCCGCCATTGTGGTGGTCAGCGAGCGGGTGGCGCGGACGCTGCCCCGGGGACAGGCGGTGCGGGTGCGCGCCTCGGCGCTGGTGAGCGGTTGGGACCAGGCCGAGGGGGATCTCTCGGTGGGGGCCCTGGCCGCCACCCAGGCCTATGAGTGCGCCGGTATCGGCCCTGACGATCTCTCCCTGATCGAACTGCACGATGCCTCGGCCCCCTCCGAGCTGATCGCCTACGAGTACCTGGGGATCTGCGACCGGGGAATGGGGGGGCGACTGATCGATGAGGGGGTGACCCGTCTCGGTGGACGCCTGCCAGTGAACGTTTCCGGTGGCCTGCTGCGCAAGGGGCACCCGATCGGCGCCTCGGGCGCAGCACAGATCGTCGAGCTGACCGAACAGCTGCGGGGCGCCAGCGGTCGCCGCCAGGTAGCGAACGTCCGCATCGGCCTGGCCCACAACGGCGGGGGCATGATCGGGCTGGATGCGGCGGCCACCGTCGTCAGCATTCTCGCGAGGGAGGATTAACCATGGCCGAGCGTGATGAGCTGATACTGGCGAACCTGATCGCCAACCGGGTGGAGCGCTGCCCGGAGCTTGAGGTACTCACCTTCGTGAGCCTTGCCGCCGATGGGTCGCTGGAGGAGGAGCGCCGCAGCTACCGACAGCTGTGGGACAACGCCCAGCGGATCGCCTACCACCTGCGGGAGCAGGGGCTGGCGGCCGGCGACCGCTTCGGCCTGTTGATGCAGAACCACCCGGATTTTGTCGAGGCGATGATCGCCGCCTCGATCACCAACACGGTATTTGTACCCATAGACCCGCGCACCCGCGGCGCCAAGCTTACCTATATGCTCGATTTTGCCGAGTGCAAGGGGGTGATTCTCGCCGACTACGCGCTGGACAACCTGGCCGCCGTTGAAGCCAGCCTGCCCGGGCTCGAATGGGCCTGGGTGATGGATAGCGGTGTCCCGGCTGAGAACAACCGCTCCCGCCTCGTCGGAATCGATAGCGCCAGCCTAGACGATATTCTAAAAACCGAGATTTCCTCATTTGAAGCGCTTGAGGTGGCGGCCTGTAATGCCGACGACCCCATGCAGATGCTCTACACCTCTGGCACCACCGGCGACCCCAAGGCGATTATTGCCCCCCACCGGCGCTTTGGTGAAGCGGCCTGCCTGGGTCCACTGCTTGGCCTGACCCCGGAGGATCGTCCCTACACAGGTCTCTCCCTGACCCACGCCAACGCCCAGCTGGTGACCCTCGGCTCCTCGCTGAAGATGGGGCTCAGGGGGGTGATCAGCCGCAAGTTCACCAAGTCGCGCCTGTGGGATATTGCCCGCCACTACGGCTGCACGGTGTTCAACCTGCTCGGCGGCATGACCACCGCCATCTTCAGCGAGCCGCGGCGCGACAACGACGCCGACAACCCGGTGCGCTACGTGATCAGCGCCGGTATGCCGGCGGTGATCTGGAACGAGTTCCGCGAGCGTTTCGGGGTGGAGATCTTCGAATTCTACGGCGCCGCCGAGGGGGGGCTGACCCTCAACCCCTGCGGGCAGGGGCCGGTGGGGAGCGTTGGCAAGGCACCACCGACCCTGGAGTTGCAGCTGTTTAACGAGCGCGGCGAACCCTGCGCGCCCTTTGAGTCGGGCGAAATCTGCTTCCGCGGTGCCGACGGCAGCGCCCCCCGGGTGAGCTACTACAAAAACGCCGCGGCCTCGGCGGACAAGACCGAGGGGGGCTGGTTGCGGATGGGTGATATCGGCCACCTCGACGAACAGGGCTGGCTCTATTTCGAGTATCGCAAGGGGGGCGGCATTCGCCGCAACGGCGACTTCGTCAACTCCGCCTTTGTGGAGAAGGCGCTGGCCAGCCACCACAGCGTCGACGATGTGTACGTTTACGGGGTCAGCCTCGAAGGCTGTGCCCCCGGCGAAAAGGAGGTGGTGGCAGCCATTGTGGTCAGCGAGGCGGTGGACTTTGATCCGAAATCCCTGTTCGCCCATTGCCGTCGTGAGCTGGAGGCGAGCTTTGTACCCGCTTACCTGCAACGGGTGGAGGAGATCCCCAAGACCGCGTCGGAAAAGCCCCAGGAGCGTTTCCTGCTGGAGCAGTTTCACGCCCCCGGCGCGCAGTTGTTCACCCAAGCTGAGTAATATGAGGGGGTATCACCTATGAAATCTGTGTTTATCACCGGTGCCGGCTCCGGCATAGGGCGCGCCACCGCGCTGCTGTTTGCCGATCGAGGCTGGTTCGTCGGCGCCTACGACCTTAAGGTCGAGGCGCTGGAAACCCTGGCCGGTGAACTGGGTGAGCGGTGCTGTTTCCAGCACTGCGACGTCGCCGACCGCGACTCCATCGCCAGGGCCTTCGAACAGTTCGCCCGCCACAGCGGCGGCACTCTGGAGGTGCTGGTCAACTGCGCCGGGGTGCTGACCGGGGGGCGCTTCGCGGAGATGGACCCGGCTGCCCTGGGCGCGATGATCGCCATCAACGTGCAGGGGCTTACCGATGTGGCGCAGCTGGGTTACCCGCTGCTTAAGCAGACCCCGGGGGCGACCCTGGTCAACCTCTGCTCCGCCTCCAGCGTGCACGGGGTGCCCGACCTCGCGGTCTACAGCGCCACCAAGTTCTACGTCAACGGCCTCAGTGAGGCGCTGGCGATCGAATGGGCTGCCGATGACATCCGCGTACGGGCGATCAAGCCACCACTGGTGCAGACCGCCATGGGCGCCGCCGCGCCCCAGCGCTACCGCAAACGCATGCCCGCCACTATGAGCGCCGAGTGTGTTGCCGAGGCGATCTACGCCTGCCCCGGGAGCGCCCGCACCAGCCACCTGCTGGGGGGCAAGGCCCGTCTCTGGGGACTGGTGAGCCGCTGCCTGCCGGAGCCCGGCCGCCGCCAGCTGACCCGCTGGCTGGCCAACTACTGAGGCCGGTGTTGCCGGCCATAGCCAATAACGTGCTACCCAATAACTCGCTACCGAATAACAACAGGAGAACCTCCATGACCAACCGCATCGAACTGCCGATGACCGGCCTCGAATCCCCCCTCTCCGAGATGGAGCAGGCGATTCAGGATGCCACCCACCGTTTTGCCGCCGAGGTGTTGCGCCCGGCCGGTGCCCTGATCGATAAGCTCGATGCCGAGCACGCGATCGCCGCCGACTCCCCCCTCTGGTCTGTGCTCCAGCAGGCCCAGGCGCTGGGGCTGAGCGTGGCCGCGCTGGCGGAGCTGGAGCCGCTGGAGCGGACCCGTGTGCTGGCGATCGCCAGCGAGGAGCTGGCCTGGGGCGATGGCGGCTTGGCGGGGATGATCCTGGTCAGCCAGATGCCCGGGCTCTACTCGCTGATCGCCGGCAACCAGGCGATGGTCGAGTACTGCGAAGGCAAGATGGGCTGCTGGGGCATTACCGAGCCCGACCACGGCAGCGACATGCTCGACCCCGAGGGTACCCTGCAGGCCTCCGGGGGACGCTATGGCCGACCCAACTGCGTGGCGCGCATCGAGGGCGACCGGGTGGTGATCAACGGCCAGAAATCGGCCTGGGTCTCCGGTGCCCTCACCGCCGAGGTGTGCGCCCTCTACTGCCACCTGGAGGAGAACGGCACCACCCGTCCCGGTATCAGCCTGATCGTGCCGCTGGACCTGCCCGGGGTCAGCCGTGGCAAGCCGCTGGACAAGTTGGGTTTTCGCGGCCTGAACCAGGGCGAGCTCTACTTCGATAACGTGGAGGTGCCGATCTCCCATCTGCTCGCCGGTCCCGACCGTTACGCCTCCCTGGTCTACCACACCC from Aestuariirhabdus litorea includes:
- a CDS encoding thiolase family protein; protein product: MKMNAYVAGVGMTPFGKHLETSLKGLAGMAIRDALRDAGIEPSQVEAAYMGNGAGGVVQGQEMISGQVALRELGIGKIPVVNVENACATSSTAFQQACAMVSAGLYDRVLVCGFEKLFHEDKARTFAAFDGAVDTEKAGGLLGALQALADQAGETVDVENAGKSRSVFMDIYSLMAKAHMKRYGTTREQIAGVTAKNAFHGSLNPRAQFQQPMSVEAVLAAREIVDPLTLPMCSPIGDGAAAIVVVSERVARTLPRGQAVRVRASALVSGWDQAEGDLSVGALAATQAYECAGIGPDDLSLIELHDASAPSELIAYEYLGICDRGMGGRLIDEGVTRLGGRLPVNVSGGLLRKGHPIGASGAAQIVELTEQLRGASGRRQVANVRIGLAHNGGGMIGLDAAATVVSILARED
- a CDS encoding class I adenylate-forming enzyme family protein encodes the protein MAERDELILANLIANRVERCPELEVLTFVSLAADGSLEEERRSYRQLWDNAQRIAYHLREQGLAAGDRFGLLMQNHPDFVEAMIAASITNTVFVPIDPRTRGAKLTYMLDFAECKGVILADYALDNLAAVEASLPGLEWAWVMDSGVPAENNRSRLVGIDSASLDDILKTEISSFEALEVAACNADDPMQMLYTSGTTGDPKAIIAPHRRFGEAACLGPLLGLTPEDRPYTGLSLTHANAQLVTLGSSLKMGLRGVISRKFTKSRLWDIARHYGCTVFNLLGGMTTAIFSEPRRDNDADNPVRYVISAGMPAVIWNEFRERFGVEIFEFYGAAEGGLTLNPCGQGPVGSVGKAPPTLELQLFNERGEPCAPFESGEICFRGADGSAPRVSYYKNAAASADKTEGGWLRMGDIGHLDEQGWLYFEYRKGGGIRRNGDFVNSAFVEKALASHHSVDDVYVYGVSLEGCAPGEKEVVAAIVVSEAVDFDPKSLFAHCRRELEASFVPAYLQRVEEIPKTASEKPQERFLLEQFHAPGAQLFTQAE
- a CDS encoding SDR family oxidoreductase, giving the protein MKSVFITGAGSGIGRATALLFADRGWFVGAYDLKVEALETLAGELGERCCFQHCDVADRDSIARAFEQFARHSGGTLEVLVNCAGVLTGGRFAEMDPAALGAMIAINVQGLTDVAQLGYPLLKQTPGATLVNLCSASSVHGVPDLAVYSATKFYVNGLSEALAIEWAADDIRVRAIKPPLVQTAMGAAAPQRYRKRMPATMSAECVAEAIYACPGSARTSHLLGGKARLWGLVSRCLPEPGRRQLTRWLANY
- a CDS encoding acyl-CoA dehydrogenase family protein, which encodes MTNRIELPMTGLESPLSEMEQAIQDATHRFAAEVLRPAGALIDKLDAEHAIAADSPLWSVLQQAQALGLSVAALAELEPLERTRVLAIASEELAWGDGGLAGMILVSQMPGLYSLIAGNQAMVEYCEGKMGCWGITEPDHGSDMLDPEGTLQASGGRYGRPNCVARIEGDRVVINGQKSAWVSGALTAEVCALYCHLEENGTTRPGISLIVPLDLPGVSRGKPLDKLGFRGLNQGELYFDNVEVPISHLLAGPDRYASLVYHTLAEANAHVGNLSVGMARAAYEHALAYAQERKQGGVPIFHHQSVRQRLFHMFRKVEMARALVRRAMEFNANAPAPALQGSIAAKITGTQTAFEVASEALQLFGGNGLTREYPLEKLLRDARAGLIADGCNEILALKGGSLLVAD